In a genomic window of Vulpes vulpes isolate BD-2025 chromosome 6, VulVul3, whole genome shotgun sequence:
- the RNF31 gene encoding E3 ubiquitin-protein ligase RNF31 isoform X5 — protein sequence MPGEEERAFLAAREELSSALRKDSGQVFSVEQLRPLLVTSLPPAARYLQLDAARLVRCNAHGEPRNYLNTLSTALNILEKYGRNLLSPQRPRYWRGVKFNNPVFRSTVDAVQILQLSEFAPLLREIAPGRLTTPSAPGSTPGPCFLCGSAPGTLHCSTCKQALCPACDRLFHGHPSRAHHLRQTLPGGSQTTHLTPSLPALAPLRPQSASLLALGDSSLVLPLKASPDPANARLPWHCAACAMLNESWAVLCVACDRPRGCKGLGLGIEGSQGTGGLEPELARGRWACQSCTFENEAAAVLCAICERPRLAQPPSLVVDSRDTGICLQPLQQGDTLLSSAQPPVWYCIHCTFCNSGPGWVCAMCNRTSSPILVQQAPQLHASSLEERLPEPRPPRCLSAPLPGYCGDPEKQRQDKMREEGLQLVMKIREGEAAGACPEEVFSALQYSGTEVPLQWLRSELPYVLEMVAELAGQHDPGLGAFSCQEARKAWLDRHGNLDEAVEECVRARRRKVQELRSLGFGPEEGSLQALFQHGGDVTRALTELQRQRLEPFHQRLWDKGLDPTPSWDGPDKQSLVRRLLAVYALPSWGRAELALSLLQETPRNYELGDVVEAVRHSQDRAFLRRLLAQECAVCGWALPRNRMQALTSCECTICPDCFRQHFTIALKEKHITDMVCPACGRPDLTDDTQLLSYFSTLDIQLRESLEPDAYALFHKKLTEGVLMRDPKFLWCAQCSFGFIYEREQLEATCPQCHQTFCVRCKRQWEEQHRGRSCEDFQNWKRNNDPEYQAQGLALYLQENGIDCPKCKFSYALARGGCMHFHCTQCRHQFCSGCYNAFYAKNKCPDPNCRVKKSLHGHHPRDCLFYLRDWTALRLQKLLQDNNVMFNTEPPAGARAVPGGGCRVMEQKEVPNGFRDEACGKETPAGHAGLCQAHYKEYLVSLINAHSLDPATLYEVEELETAAERYLHVRPQPVAGEDAPAYHARLLQKLMEEVPLGQSIPRRRK from the exons ATGCCGGGGGAGGAGGAGCGGGCCTTCCTGGCGGCCCGCGAGGAGCTGTCGAGCGCCCTGAGGAAGGATTCCGGGCAGGTGTTTTCCGTAGAGCAGCTCCGGCCGCTATTGGTCACATCCCTGCCGCCAGCAGCCCGCTACTTGCAGCTGGACGCCGCACGCCTGGTCCGCTGCAATGCTCATGGGGAG CCCCGAAACTACCTCAACACCCTGTCCACGGCCCTGAACATCCTGGAGAAATATGGCCGCAACCTTCTCAGCCCTCAGCGGCCCCGGTATTGGCGCGGGGTCAAGTTTAATAACCCTGTCTTTCGCAGTACGGTGGATGCTGTGCAG atactGCAGCTCTCAGAGTTTGCCCCCTTACTGAGAGAGATTGCTCCTGGCCGCCTCACCACACCCTCTGCCCCAG GCTCCACTCCTGGTCCCTGCTTCCTCTGTGGTTCTGCCCCAGGCACACTGCACTGTTCAACCTGTAAACAGGCCTTGTGCCCAGCTTGTGATCGCCTATTCCATGGACACCCGTCCCGCGCCCATCACCTCCGTCAGACCCTGCCGGGGGGCTCCCAAACCACCCACCTGACTCCCAG CTTACCTGCCTTAGCTCCACTGCGGCCTCAGTCAGCATCCCTGCTGGCCCTGGGAGACAGCTCTCTTGTGCTTCCCCTGAAAGCTTCCCCTGATCCTGCAAATGCCCGTCTGCCCTGGCACTGTGCTGCCTGTGCCATGTTAAATGAATCTTGGGCAGTGCTCTGTGTGGCCTGTGATCGGCCCCGAGGCTGTAAGGGGTTGGGGCTGGGGATTGAGGGTTCCCAAGGAACTGGGGGCCTAGAACCTGAGCTTGCACGGGGTCGCTGGGCCTGCCAGAGCTGCACCTTTGAGAATGAGGCAGCAGCTGTGCTGTGTGCCATCTGTGAGCGACCTCGGCTGGCTCAGCCTCCTAGCTTGGTGGTGGATTCTCGGGATACTGGCATTTGCCTGCAGCCCCTTCAG CAGGGGGATACTTTGCTCTCCTCTGCCCAGCCTCCAGTCTGGTACTGTATTCACTGTACCTTCTGCAACTCGGGCCCTGGCTGGGTGTGTGCTATGTGCAACCGGACCAGCAGCCCCATCCTGGTACAGCAGGCCCCCCAGCTCCATGCCAGCTCTTTGGAAGAGCGACTTCCTGAGCCACGGCCTCCACGATGCCTCAGTGCCCCCCTGCCCGGTTACTGTGGGGACCCTGAGAAGCAGCGCCAGGACAAGATGCGGGAGGAAGGTCTCCAACTAGTGATGAAGATCCGG GAAGGGGAAGCTGCAGGTGCCTGTCCAGAGGAGGTCTTCTCAGCTCTACAGTACTCAGGCACTGAGGTGCCCCTGCAATGGTTGCGCTCGGAGCTGCCCTACGTGCTGGAAATGGTGGCCGAGCTGGCAGGACAGCACGACCCGGGGCTGGGTGCCTTTTCCTGTCAGGAGGCCCGGAAAGCCTGGCTGGACCGTCATGGCAATCTTGATGAAGCTGTGGAAGAGTGTGTGAGGGCCCGGCGGAGGAAG GTGCAGGAACTCCGGTCCCTGGGCTTTGGGCCCGAGGAGGGGTCTCTTCAAGCATTGTTCCAACATGGTGGTGATGTGACACGGGCCCTGACCGAACTACAGCGCCAGCGCCTAGAGCCCTTCCATCAGCGCCTCTGGGACAAGGGCCTTGATCCCACTCCTTCCTGGGATGGGCCAGATAAGCAG AGTCTGGTCAGACGGCTTTTGGCAGTCTACGCCCTCCCCAGCTGGGGCCGAGCAGAGCTGGCACTGTCACTGCTGCAGGAGACACCCAGGAATTATGAGCTGGGAGATGTTGTGGAAGCAGTGAGGCACAGCCAGGACCGGGCCTTCCTGCGCCGCTTGCTTGCCCAGGAGTGTGCTGTGTGCGGCTGGGCCCTGCCCCGCAACCGG ATGCAGGCCCTGACTTCCTGTGAGTGCACCATCTGTCCCGACTGCTTCCGCCAGCACTTCACCATCGCCCTGAAGGAGAAACACATCACAGACATGGTGTGCCCCGCCTGTGGCCGCCCTGACCTCACCGATGACACGCAGTTGCTCAGCTACTTTTCTACACTTGACATCCAG CTTCGGGAGAGCCTGGAGCCAGATGCCTATGCACTGTTTCACAAGAAGCTCACTGAGGGTGTGCTCATGCGGGACCCCAAATTCTTGTGGTGTGCCCAA TGCTCCTTTGGCTTCATATATGAACGGGAGCAGCTGGAGGCAACATGTCCCCAGTGTCACCAGACCTTCTGTGTGCGCTGTAAGCGCCAG tgggaggagcagcacCGAGGCCGGAGCTGCGAGGATTTCCAGAACTGGAAACGCAACAATGACCCTGAATACCAGGCCCAGGGCCTAGCCCTGTATCTTCAGGAGAATGGCATTG ACTGCCCCAAGTGCAAGTTCTCGTATGCACTGGCCCGAGGAGGCTGCATGCACTTTCACTGCACCCAGTGCCGCCACCAGTTCTGCAGCGGCTGCTACAATGCCTTTTACGCCAAGAAT AAATGTCCAGACCCTAACTGCAGGGTGAAAAAGTCCCTGCATGGCCACCACCCACGAGACTGCCTCTTTTACCTGCGGGACTGGACTGCTCTCCGGCTCCAGAAGCTGCTACAG GACAATAATGTCATGTTCAACACAGAACCCCCAGCAGGGGCCCGGGCAGTTCCTGGCG GTGGCTGCCGAGTGATGGAGCAGAAGGAAGTCCCTAATGGGTTCCGGGATGAAGCTTGTGGCAAGGAGACTCCAGCTGGCCATGCTGGCCTCTGCCA GGCACACTACAAAGAGTATCTTGTGAGCCTCATCAACGCGCACTCACTGGACCCAGCCACCCTATATGAGGTGGAGGAGCTGGAGACGGCTGCTGAGCGCTACCTGCACGTGCGCCCTCAGCCAGTGGCAGGGGAGGATGCCCCTGCCTACCATGCCCGCTTGTTACAG aAGCTGATGGAAGAGGTGCCCTTGGGACAGAGTATCCCTCGCAGGAGGAAgtag
- the RNF31 gene encoding E3 ubiquitin-protein ligase RNF31 isoform X4, whose protein sequence is MPGEEERAFLAAREELSSALRKDSGQVFSVEQLRPLLVTSLPPAARYLQLDAARLVRCNAHGEPRNYLNTLSTALNILEKYGRNLLSPQRPRYWRGVKFNNPVFRSTVDAVQGGRDVLRLYGYTEEQPDGLSFPEGQEEPDEHQVATVTLEVLLLRTELSLLLQNTHPRQQALEQLLEDKVEDDILQLSEFAPLLREIAPGRLTTPSAPGSTPGPCFLCGSAPGTLHCSTCKQALCPACDRLFHGHPSRAHHLRQTLPGGSQTTHLTPSLPALAPLRPQSASLLALGDSSLVLPLKASPDPANARLPWHCAACAMLNESWAVLCVACDRPRGCKGLGLGIEGSQGTGGLEPELARGRWACQSCTFENEAAAVLCAICERPRLAQPPSLVVDSRDTGICLQPLQGDTLLSSAQPPVWYCIHCTFCNSGPGWVCAMCNRTSSPILVQQAPQLHASSLEERLPEPRPPRCLSAPLPGYCGDPEKQRQDKMREEGLQLVMKIREGEAAGACPEEVFSALQYSGTEVPLQWLRSELPYVLEMVAELAGQHDPGLGAFSCQEARKAWLDRHGNLDEAVEECVRARRRKVQELRSLGFGPEEGSLQALFQHGGDVTRALTELQRQRLEPFHQRLWDKGLDPTPSWDGPDKQSLVRRLLAVYALPSWGRAELALSLLQETPRNYELGDVVEAVRHSQDRAFLRRLLAQECAVCGWALPRNRMQALTSCECTICPDCFRQHFTIALKEKHITDMVCPACGRPDLTDDTQLLSYFSTLDIQLRESLEPDAYALFHKKLTEGVLMRDPKFLWCAQCSFGFIYEREQLEATCPQCHQTFCVRCKRQWEEQHRGRSCEDFQNWKRNNDPEYQAQGLALYLQENGIDCPKCKFSYALARGGCMHFHCTQCRHQFCSGCYNAFYAKNKCPDPNCRVKKSLHGHHPRDCLFYLRDWTALRLQKLLQDNNVMFNTEPPAGARAVPGGGCRVMEQKEVPNGFRDEACGKETPAGHAGLCQAHYKEYLVSLINAHSLDPATLYEVEELETAAERYLHVRPQPVAGEDAPAYHARLLQKLMEEVPLGQSIPRRRK, encoded by the exons ATGCCGGGGGAGGAGGAGCGGGCCTTCCTGGCGGCCCGCGAGGAGCTGTCGAGCGCCCTGAGGAAGGATTCCGGGCAGGTGTTTTCCGTAGAGCAGCTCCGGCCGCTATTGGTCACATCCCTGCCGCCAGCAGCCCGCTACTTGCAGCTGGACGCCGCACGCCTGGTCCGCTGCAATGCTCATGGGGAG CCCCGAAACTACCTCAACACCCTGTCCACGGCCCTGAACATCCTGGAGAAATATGGCCGCAACCTTCTCAGCCCTCAGCGGCCCCGGTATTGGCGCGGGGTCAAGTTTAATAACCCTGTCTTTCGCAGTACGGTGGATGCTGTGCAG GGGGGCCGGGACGTTCTGCGATTGTATGGCTACACAGAGGAGCAGCCAGATGGGTTGAGTTTCCctgaggggcaggaggagccAGATGAGCACCAAGTAGCTACAGTCACACTAGAAGTACTGCTGCTTCGGACAGAGCTCAGCCTGCTGTTACAG AATACTCACCCAAGACAACAAGCACTGGAGCAGCTGCTGGAAGACAAGGTTGAGGATGAT atactGCAGCTCTCAGAGTTTGCCCCCTTACTGAGAGAGATTGCTCCTGGCCGCCTCACCACACCCTCTGCCCCAG GCTCCACTCCTGGTCCCTGCTTCCTCTGTGGTTCTGCCCCAGGCACACTGCACTGTTCAACCTGTAAACAGGCCTTGTGCCCAGCTTGTGATCGCCTATTCCATGGACACCCGTCCCGCGCCCATCACCTCCGTCAGACCCTGCCGGGGGGCTCCCAAACCACCCACCTGACTCCCAG CTTACCTGCCTTAGCTCCACTGCGGCCTCAGTCAGCATCCCTGCTGGCCCTGGGAGACAGCTCTCTTGTGCTTCCCCTGAAAGCTTCCCCTGATCCTGCAAATGCCCGTCTGCCCTGGCACTGTGCTGCCTGTGCCATGTTAAATGAATCTTGGGCAGTGCTCTGTGTGGCCTGTGATCGGCCCCGAGGCTGTAAGGGGTTGGGGCTGGGGATTGAGGGTTCCCAAGGAACTGGGGGCCTAGAACCTGAGCTTGCACGGGGTCGCTGGGCCTGCCAGAGCTGCACCTTTGAGAATGAGGCAGCAGCTGTGCTGTGTGCCATCTGTGAGCGACCTCGGCTGGCTCAGCCTCCTAGCTTGGTGGTGGATTCTCGGGATACTGGCATTTGCCTGCAGCCCCTTCAG GGGGATACTTTGCTCTCCTCTGCCCAGCCTCCAGTCTGGTACTGTATTCACTGTACCTTCTGCAACTCGGGCCCTGGCTGGGTGTGTGCTATGTGCAACCGGACCAGCAGCCCCATCCTGGTACAGCAGGCCCCCCAGCTCCATGCCAGCTCTTTGGAAGAGCGACTTCCTGAGCCACGGCCTCCACGATGCCTCAGTGCCCCCCTGCCCGGTTACTGTGGGGACCCTGAGAAGCAGCGCCAGGACAAGATGCGGGAGGAAGGTCTCCAACTAGTGATGAAGATCCGG GAAGGGGAAGCTGCAGGTGCCTGTCCAGAGGAGGTCTTCTCAGCTCTACAGTACTCAGGCACTGAGGTGCCCCTGCAATGGTTGCGCTCGGAGCTGCCCTACGTGCTGGAAATGGTGGCCGAGCTGGCAGGACAGCACGACCCGGGGCTGGGTGCCTTTTCCTGTCAGGAGGCCCGGAAAGCCTGGCTGGACCGTCATGGCAATCTTGATGAAGCTGTGGAAGAGTGTGTGAGGGCCCGGCGGAGGAAG GTGCAGGAACTCCGGTCCCTGGGCTTTGGGCCCGAGGAGGGGTCTCTTCAAGCATTGTTCCAACATGGTGGTGATGTGACACGGGCCCTGACCGAACTACAGCGCCAGCGCCTAGAGCCCTTCCATCAGCGCCTCTGGGACAAGGGCCTTGATCCCACTCCTTCCTGGGATGGGCCAGATAAGCAG AGTCTGGTCAGACGGCTTTTGGCAGTCTACGCCCTCCCCAGCTGGGGCCGAGCAGAGCTGGCACTGTCACTGCTGCAGGAGACACCCAGGAATTATGAGCTGGGAGATGTTGTGGAAGCAGTGAGGCACAGCCAGGACCGGGCCTTCCTGCGCCGCTTGCTTGCCCAGGAGTGTGCTGTGTGCGGCTGGGCCCTGCCCCGCAACCGG ATGCAGGCCCTGACTTCCTGTGAGTGCACCATCTGTCCCGACTGCTTCCGCCAGCACTTCACCATCGCCCTGAAGGAGAAACACATCACAGACATGGTGTGCCCCGCCTGTGGCCGCCCTGACCTCACCGATGACACGCAGTTGCTCAGCTACTTTTCTACACTTGACATCCAG CTTCGGGAGAGCCTGGAGCCAGATGCCTATGCACTGTTTCACAAGAAGCTCACTGAGGGTGTGCTCATGCGGGACCCCAAATTCTTGTGGTGTGCCCAA TGCTCCTTTGGCTTCATATATGAACGGGAGCAGCTGGAGGCAACATGTCCCCAGTGTCACCAGACCTTCTGTGTGCGCTGTAAGCGCCAG tgggaggagcagcacCGAGGCCGGAGCTGCGAGGATTTCCAGAACTGGAAACGCAACAATGACCCTGAATACCAGGCCCAGGGCCTAGCCCTGTATCTTCAGGAGAATGGCATTG ACTGCCCCAAGTGCAAGTTCTCGTATGCACTGGCCCGAGGAGGCTGCATGCACTTTCACTGCACCCAGTGCCGCCACCAGTTCTGCAGCGGCTGCTACAATGCCTTTTACGCCAAGAAT AAATGTCCAGACCCTAACTGCAGGGTGAAAAAGTCCCTGCATGGCCACCACCCACGAGACTGCCTCTTTTACCTGCGGGACTGGACTGCTCTCCGGCTCCAGAAGCTGCTACAG GACAATAATGTCATGTTCAACACAGAACCCCCAGCAGGGGCCCGGGCAGTTCCTGGCG GTGGCTGCCGAGTGATGGAGCAGAAGGAAGTCCCTAATGGGTTCCGGGATGAAGCTTGTGGCAAGGAGACTCCAGCTGGCCATGCTGGCCTCTGCCA GGCACACTACAAAGAGTATCTTGTGAGCCTCATCAACGCGCACTCACTGGACCCAGCCACCCTATATGAGGTGGAGGAGCTGGAGACGGCTGCTGAGCGCTACCTGCACGTGCGCCCTCAGCCAGTGGCAGGGGAGGATGCCCCTGCCTACCATGCCCGCTTGTTACAG aAGCTGATGGAAGAGGTGCCCTTGGGACAGAGTATCCCTCGCAGGAGGAAgtag